DNA from Bradyrhizobium diazoefficiens USDA 110:
ACTCGTGGCGGTCGAACGCGAACTGTCACTCGAATGACCTTCTCGCCACGGACAGCTTCGGCCGCGGCCGCAGTGGATCGTGCGGACGCGATTAACGCTCCGCGGTACCGCGGCACAAAAAGAGCCCCGCCGAAGCGGGGCTCAGCATCACGTCCTCAATACTTCTTGCCTTGAGAATTGTCGGCCGGCTGGCTCGATGCCGGAGGATTGCTCTGGTTGGGCTGCCCGGACGGCATATTCTGGTTGGCGGCCGGCGGATTGTTGCCTTGGGGCGGAGGCGCCGCTTGTCCGGTCGTCTGACCGGAAGGCTGTTGCGTCCCGCTCTGTCCCGTCGTTGCCGGCTGGTTTTGCTGGGCCTGTCCGGTCGTTGCCGGTTGATTCTGCTGAGCCTGCCCGGTCGTTGCCGGTTGGTTCTGCTGAGCCTGCCTGGTTGTCGTGGGCGGGTTCTGCTGCGCTTGGCCCGTTGTCGGTTGGTCCTGCTGCGCCGGAGCATTGGCCTGACCGGTGTTCTGTCCGGTCGTGCCCTGTTGCGCCGGCTGCTGTTGGCTCGTCTGTCCCTGACCAGTCGTGGTCTGGCTCTGGGTGGCACTGATCTTGTTGGAGACGCCAAGCGCCGAGACCGTGCTGATATCGATCGAGCCGCTGGCCTGGATGCCTTGCTGCCGCTGGAAGGTGATCAACGCCTCGCGCGTCCGCGGGCCGAGCACGCCATCCGCCTCACCGGTCAGCAATCTGCGCTCGATCAGCACCTGCTGCACGACACGAATTTCCTCGGGGCTCAGATTAAGCGCAGCGGCGCTGCCGCCGCTGACACCGCCACCTCCACCGCCGATCCTGCCGGCGTGGCTGAACCGCGTCCGCGGCCCGGCCGGAACAACATCTACAATCCGGCGGCTGCGATCGAGGACCACGATCTCGTCGTCGACGACGAAGAAGCTGTCGTCGCGGAAGGCCGGGAACACATCGATCAGCGCCGGAAAGGCCGAGACGGACACCACGTTGATGCTTCTCGGCACCACCACGCCGGTATTGACCTGGAAGTTGATCGAGCTGGCGTTAACCCGCGCCACGTTGCGCGAGCTGAGCACCGACTGCTGCAGCGTTGTCTGCTGTTGCGCATTGACCGACACGCGGCCCGACATGCTCTGGGTCGTCGTACTCTGGTTTTGCGCCGGCGCAGTGGCTTGGGTGCCGGTCGCTGCGCCCTGGTTCTGCTGCGAGATCTGACCCTGCGTCGTCTGACCCTGCGTGGCCTGACCCGGGGCAGGAGCATTGCTCGGTCTGGTGTTGGCGCCGGTTGTCGTGCTCTGGTCCTTCTGGCCCTGTGGCGCCTTTTGCTCGGACTGTCGCGTCTGGTCGCGCTCGCCGCGCCCCTGTCCGACGGTCTGACTGTTTTGCTTGCCCGAGGACTGAGCCTTGTCTTGCGACTTTTGCTCGGATTGACGAGTTTGGTCGCGATCGCCACGACGCCGGCCGATGGTTTGGTCCTTTTGCCCCTGCTGATCCTTACCGGCCTGGCCTCTCTCCGTAACGCGGCCGCCCTCTCTCATACCTTCGCCACGCTCGGTGCGTGACTGACCGCCCGCAGGGCTTTCCGCCCGGCCTCCGCGTGGCTCCGCGGCCCGGCCCTGCGTCATGCCTTCACCGCGCGATGCACCGCCCGGACCTTGCGACGTTCCGCCTCCGGACTTGTCGTGCTCCGCGGCGCCGCCGGCACCCATTCCGCCGCCTCCACCTTCACGCATGCCTTGCGCCGCCGCCAGGCTGACGCCAGCGAGCAGCACTGCTGTGGACAACAGGAACCTACTCTTTCTCATGCTCATCTGCATCTCCTCCAATATTCATTGCTCGCAGTGTCTTCGATCGGCACTTTCGGATTCACAAAACTTGAAATCCATCGCGCGCTACGACGCGGCGCGAAGTGCAATCCGACTTTCTGTTCGGACAACGAGACGGTACTGGGAACGTTCCTGACCGCAGCACCAGACGGAACTGGTCAGGCTGAGGAAGCTTCATGTTCCCTACGGGGTAAGCCCAACAGTGCAGTCAGGATAGTTTTCTCGGGCGAGTCACCCGGACGAGGCAAGAAGCCGTTCAAGAAAAACCTTGCTTTGATGGCGGCCACAATGCGCTCGACAAGCTTGCCGGCGCCCTCGCGGCGGAGGGAGTGTCGGGACGCGCTGGCGCCGTCGCCCTCACGAGCCGGATATCGGTGGAGATGGTGCAAAGGATCGCCGCAATCGGCGCTCATCATCGCAATTTCAGCGCCTGCCGCGCTCGCAATACGGACGGCTGCAACGCCAACAGCTGGTCGGCATCGCAAGCGGACGCGAATAGAGTCTTCAGCCATTTCGCCGGAATTCTCTGATCCGGAATTCTCTGATGATGTGCCGCACGATTATCTGGCCCGAAAGGCCGCAATCGCTGCCCTGGCGTCCGGCGGCACCGCCACGATCGAATGGGCTGGCACGCCGGTCTGCCCACGGACTGGAGCCTATGGCACGGCCGTTCTCTTTGGCTCTAATCCGGCAAAGGCGATCCACTCCGGGAGCGGCGCGCCGTCGCGGTGCCGACCGCCGGCAACTGCCGCCGCCCAAGCGCTCACAGCCCCGAGCAGTGTGGCCGCGGCCAAGGAGAACGCGAGAACGATCGTGCTGCGACGCACATGAGCGATTGCTGTTTTCGAGCTCGCTATGGCCTGATCGACCCGCCGCTCGGAGTCGCCGGCCGAAAGGCCCGTCAGTGCCTGGATCTGCTGGATCAGATAGGTCCGGTCATCTCCGTTCACACCGTTGTGGCTCGACGAGGTCATGAGAATCCGGCCCGCCTCGGCGCGTTCGGCGCTGATCTCGGCATTCGCAGGCCGACGCGGGGAGCGCAACAGCCGATCGAGTTCGTAGCTCAGGAGCGGCTCGGCAACCGTATTGTTGGCCAATGTCGTCGATGAAGACGCGCGATTGACCGCGGCCGCGCCAACAATGCCTGCCAGGACAGCGCCAAGTAGAACCGCGAGCGCCCATGCCGCCAGCCCATGAAGTCCGTCGCGCATCTCCCTTTCGGCACCGCTCGTCGCATCGATGCCGCCGCGAACTCGCCCTGCAATGTAGCCGCCCAGACCAAAACTGACGATCGCCTGCAAGATCAAATAGAGCCCAGAGAGTAGCGACAGCGCGGGAGACGCGTCTCGCCAGGTTGGTGAGGTTGAGCTGACACCGAGACCGATGGCGACGCCAAAGGTCACCAGAATAAAGGTAAATGCCGTCGCGACGAACGCGCCTGCGACGATGGGCGTCCATCGCAAATGTCGCCCCTGATCGGGAATTGTCAGCGCTTCGTCTTCGATGAGCGTGGGAGCTTCGATGGTCATGATCGAAGTCCTCAGCGCAGACCGAAGAACGAAAGGATGGCCATTATCACGACGATCAGCCCGATCAGATAGATCAGCTGGTTCATTTCAGTCCTCCAGTTCCGCTCCGGCCTGATAATTGCACTTGGTTCGGAAGGTTCCTGTCGGATGCTAATGATGCCATGCAACACGCTAGCGCTATTCGCTGCGATTGCCGTGCGTCATTGCTGCGACTGTCGCCGAATAGGCTCTCGGCAGCTTATCGATTGGCTCGCCGTCGCTCAAACGCGCCCGTTAGCCCGTTCGCTTGCTCAATGGCCGCCTAGCGCCAGAAGCCGCTTCCCCGCCCCGACATTCTGCTTTCGGCACCCGTCGAGCGTAGGTTCAGCCGAAAACGGAAATAGCGAGAGAATACGGTTCGCACCTGGTAGCGTGATGCTATGTCCGCGATCGCAGGTAAAACCCGGTCCATCCAGGGAGTTTCCCAGAGGCCGCCAGGGGCGAAGATGTTCTGCATGTCAATGCAGAGGTGAACCGCATCCCGGATGTCGGGGATTTCCGACTCGCTGTCCCTCGTCGATGCACCACTTGCCCCACCCGGGATTCGAATGAGATCGTGAGGGCCCAGGTTCCGTTCCGAGCAGCCG
Protein-coding regions in this window:
- a CDS encoding peptidoglycan-binding protein, which encodes MSMRKSRFLLSTAVLLAGVSLAAAQGMREGGGGGMGAGGAAEHDKSGGGTSQGPGGASRGEGMTQGRAAEPRGGRAESPAGGQSRTERGEGMREGGRVTERGQAGKDQQGQKDQTIGRRRGDRDQTRQSEQKSQDKAQSSGKQNSQTVGQGRGERDQTRQSEQKAPQGQKDQSTTTGANTRPSNAPAPGQATQGQTTQGQISQQNQGAATGTQATAPAQNQSTTTQSMSGRVSVNAQQQTTLQQSVLSSRNVARVNASSINFQVNTGVVVPRSINVVSVSAFPALIDVFPAFRDDSFFVVDDEIVVLDRSRRIVDVVPAGPRTRFSHAGRIGGGGGGVSGGSAAALNLSPEEIRVVQQVLIERRLLTGEADGVLGPRTREALITFQRQQGIQASGSIDISTVSALGVSNKISATQSQTTTGQGQTSQQQPAQQGTTGQNTGQANAPAQQDQPTTGQAQQNPPTTTRQAQQNQPATTGQAQQNQPATTGQAQQNQPATTGQSGTQQPSGQTTGQAAPPPQGNNPPAANQNMPSGQPNQSNPPASSQPADNSQGKKY